A stretch of Primulina tabacum isolate GXHZ01 chromosome 13, ASM2559414v2, whole genome shotgun sequence DNA encodes these proteins:
- the LOC142522719 gene encoding uncharacterized protein LOC142522719 → MRAIRERRCKMRRHWKQLDGLQNKDAPKRKPYKGVSQDDWNFLCDYFGKKKQMEKSEKNTNNRFCRPLEGAHGSKTLVQHYHAAADPVTGELPSVIDTFEQLFHKGGKWKNDWASQKYAEMVEVRSTQPEGEVSVSTIDNVNKPKDVNIMTQVLGSRSRYVKGLGPLPKLSIVGGPRATNISSKHNDDGEKIMALQQMIDEQKQTIGEQQQTIGEQQQKFDALLQHLQQVIPGFSFQPPSTGSSTSSPPSLPSPPTTM, encoded by the exons ATGAGAGCAATTCGAGAACGAAGATGCAAGATGAGGAGGCACTGGAAGCAACTCGACGGGTTGCAAAATAAAGATGCACCAAAGAGAAAGCCATATAAGGGAGTAAGCCAAGATGATTGGAATTTTCTTTGTGATTATTTTGGAAAGAAGAAACAAATG GAAAAATCCGAGAAGAATACAAATAATCGATTTTGTAGACCACTTGAAGGCGCTCATGGATCGAAGACTTTGGTTCAACATTATCACGCTGct GCCGATCCTGTGACGGGAGAGCTTCCGAGTGTGATCGACACATTTGAGCAATTGTTTCACAAAGGAGGAAAATGGAAGAATGATTGGGCATCACAAAAATAT gCTGAAATGGTGGAAGTTCGATCGACTCAGCCAGAGGGTGAAGTGTCTGTCTCTACTATTGATAATGTGAATAAGCCCAAAGATGTCAATATCATGACGCAAGTTTTAGGCTCACGGTCTCGCTACGTCAAGGGTTTAGGTCCATTACCTAAACTATCTATAGTGGGTGGTCCTAGGGCCACAAACATCAGCTCAAAGCATAATGATGATGGTGAAAAAATTATGGCTCTGCAACAAATGATCGATGAGCAAAAACAGACTATAGGTGAGCAGCAACAGACTATAGGTGAGCAACAACAAAAATTTGATGCATTATTGCAACACTTGCAACAGGTCATTCCTGGTTTCTCTTTTCAGCCTCCATCGACAGGCTCTTCCACTTCATCTCCTCCATCACTTCCCTCGCCTCCAACGACTatgtag